CAGGTCATCTGCAGACACGCCGCCAATCAAGTATTCGGCGATCTTGCGCGGCTCCAGGCTGCGCATCCAGGCGTTGGTCTCGTTGATTAAACCGATGCCGACGGAGTTCGCACTGATCTTGCGCTCCAAAATCCAATCGAGTGCTTCGGGCGTCGCCACGATATCGGTCAGCAGATTGTGCATTTCCAGCACATCGACGCCACGCTCACGCATTTTGGTGACGAAATCAAAATGGTCGCGCTTGGCCTGATTGACCCATAGCACGTCGTCGAATAGCAGTTCATCGCAGTTATTTGGAGTCAGGCGTTGGTGAGCGAGGCCGGGTGAGCAGACCAAGACCTTTTGAAGCTTGCCTACTTCAGAGTGGACGCCAAGTTTGACGGGTTCAGCGGACATTTCTGTACTCCTCCAATGACATGAGCAGGGGTGTTACAACAGGGTCAGAAAACCGGCGTAAAGGCCATAGGCAGCAGCCAGCGCCCCGATCAGCACGACGGCAAAGATCAACTTCTCCAGGTTGGTAAAAACCGGTTGGCCGAGTTCACGTTTGGCTTTGGCAAACAGAATCACGCCGGGTGCATAGAGCAGGGCCGAGAGCAGCAGGTATTTCACGCCGCCGGCATAAATCAACCAGACCGCATAGATCAGCGCGACGGCACCGATAAACAGGTCTTTCTTGCGTTCGGCGATGGCCTTTTCGTAGGTTTCGCCGCGCACCGCTAACAACACGGCATAGGCTGCGGACCACAGATACGGGATTAAAATCATCGAGGTCGCGAGGTAGATCAGCGACAGATAAGTGCTGGCAGAGAATAAAGTGATGATCAGGAATACCTGAACCATGGCGTTGGTCAGCCACAGTGCATTGGCCGGTACATGGTTGGCGTTTTCACGCTTTAGGAACGCTGGCATGGTGTGGTCTTTGGCTGCGGCAAACATGATTTCCGCACACAGCAAGACCCACGACAGCAGGGCGCCGAGCAGGGAGATGATCAAGCCCACGCTAATCAATACCGCGCCCCAATGCCCGACTACATGCTCAAGCACGGCAGCCATTGATGGATTCTGCAGTTTGGCCAATTCTGGCTGAGTCATGATGCCCAGCGACAGCACGTTCACGAACACCAGAAACAGCAACACGGTGATGAAACCAATGATGGTGGCCTTGCCCACATCCGAGCGCTTTTCGGCCCGGGCGGAAAAGATGCTTGCGCCTTCAATGCCAATGAACACCCAGACGGTGACCAGCATCATGTTGCGCACCTGATTCATCACGCTGCCCAGGTCCGGGTTCTTGATACCCCAAATGTCAGCGGTGAAGATGTCTAGCTTGAAGGCGAAGATCGCAATCAAGACAAACAGCAACAGCGGCACGACTTTGGCAACGGTGGTGACGAGGTTTATAAACGCGGCTTCTTTGATCCCGCGCAGCACCAGAAAATGTACTGCCCACAACAAAATAGAGGCCCCCACTATTGCGGCTGGGGTGTTGCCTTGACCGAAGATCGGGAAGAAATAACCGAGGGTG
The nucleotide sequence above comes from Pseudomonas sp. AB6. Encoded proteins:
- the arcD gene encoding arginine-ornithine antiporter; amino-acid sequence: MSDSPGKLRLGALVALVVGSMIGGGIFSLPQNMAASADVGAILLGWAITAVGMLTLAFVFQTLANRKPTLDGGVYAYAKAGFGDYMGFSSAWGYWISAWLGNVGYFVLLFSTLGYFFPIFGQGNTPAAIVGASILLWAVHFLVLRGIKEAAFINLVTTVAKVVPLLLFVLIAIFAFKLDIFTADIWGIKNPDLGSVMNQVRNMMLVTVWVFIGIEGASIFSARAEKRSDVGKATIIGFITVLLFLVFVNVLSLGIMTQPELAKLQNPSMAAVLEHVVGHWGAVLISVGLIISLLGALLSWVLLCAEIMFAAAKDHTMPAFLKRENANHVPANALWLTNAMVQVFLIITLFSASTYLSLIYLATSMILIPYLWSAAYAVLLAVRGETYEKAIAERKKDLFIGAVALIYAVWLIYAGGVKYLLLSALLYAPGVILFAKAKRELGQPVFTNLEKLIFAVVLIGALAAAYGLYAGFLTLL